Proteins co-encoded in one Armatimonadota bacterium genomic window:
- a CDS encoding MBL fold metallo-hydrolase, with the protein MRVTVWGTRGSLPSAGPETVRYGGNTACVEVRGRAGTVLILDAGTGLRRLGAALPGDLPRVDILLTHLHLDHLQGLGFFPPLFREGTAVHIWGPPSTTQDLRTRLARYLSPPLFPMPLRDVPGQLVLHDLPLAPFALGEFEVDADLVCHPGPTAGLRIAEDGAVLAYLPDHEPALCARRFPDEPAWTSGYAVAAGADLLIHDAQYTPDEYARHVGWGHSAFPHALAFARLAGVRRLMTFHHDPAHADDLLDALMATAPRDLPFELLPGREGTTVEVGPRVGADGQGEAPRQA; encoded by the coding sequence ATGAGGGTCACGGTGTGGGGCACTCGCGGGTCGCTGCCCAGCGCCGGACCGGAGACGGTGCGGTACGGCGGCAACACCGCCTGCGTGGAGGTCCGGGGGCGCGCCGGCACGGTCCTCATCCTGGACGCCGGGACGGGACTGCGGCGGCTCGGCGCGGCGTTGCCCGGCGACCTGCCGCGCGTGGACATCCTGCTCACCCACCTGCACCTGGACCACCTGCAGGGGCTGGGGTTCTTCCCGCCGCTCTTCCGCGAGGGGACAGCGGTGCACATTTGGGGCCCGCCCTCCACGACCCAGGACCTGCGGACGCGGCTCGCCCGCTACCTCTCCCCGCCGCTCTTCCCCATGCCGCTGCGCGACGTGCCCGGGCAGCTCGTCCTGCACGACCTGCCGCTCGCGCCGTTCGCACTCGGCGAGTTCGAGGTCGACGCGGACCTCGTCTGCCATCCGGGGCCCACGGCGGGCCTGCGCATCGCCGAGGACGGGGCGGTGCTCGCCTACCTCCCCGACCACGAGCCGGCGCTGTGCGCGCGCCGCTTCCCCGACGAGCCCGCGTGGACCTCGGGGTACGCGGTGGCGGCGGGCGCCGACCTGCTCATCCACGACGCGCAGTACACGCCCGACGAGTACGCCCGGCACGTCGGGTGGGGGCACAGCGCCTTTCCGCACGCGCTGGCCTTCGCCCGCCTGGCCGGCGTGCGCCGGCTGATGACGTTCCACCACGACCCCGCGCACGCCGACGACCTACTCGACGCCCTGATGGCCACAGCGCCCCGCGACCTCCCCTTCGAGCTCCTCCCCGGGCGGGAAGGGACGACGGTGGAGGTGGGGCCGCGCGTCGGGGCGGACGGCCAGGGCGAGGCGCCGCGCCAGGCCTGA
- a CDS encoding CBS domain-containing protein, whose amino-acid sequence MLTVADVMTRRPVMVPADATVADALEAMKARGISSVLVPPLPGLSEYGIVTARDILTKVVRDDLDPTQVHLHEIMTWRLVTARPAWTVAQAAGVMGQVGVRRLPVVEGGEIVGLVSDTDLFTALAPQQEWEHVRRVRKARAEERVSRTGTVRTVADVMSSPVLTIGPDATVAEAVRKMVAAGVSSLLVTEDGPAAQGILTKRDIVLKLVAAERDTAHVRVGAVMSAPVRTIEPGATIEACSARMAEAGVRRFPVARPEAPGEILGIVSDSDILAAVEARRWQGHRRPRWPTAYIVADVMRPPAGPFQTWEEALSPELSLWEAAGRMRRAGVRQLPVVQEGSVIGVVSDTDIVRALEQRGGGD is encoded by the coding sequence ATGCTCACCGTCGCCGACGTGATGACCCGTCGTCCCGTCATGGTTCCCGCCGACGCCACCGTCGCCGACGCCCTCGAGGCGATGAAGGCCCGGGGCATCAGCAGCGTCCTCGTCCCCCCGCTCCCCGGCCTCAGCGAGTACGGCATCGTCACCGCGCGCGACATCCTCACCAAGGTGGTGCGCGACGACCTCGACCCGACCCAGGTGCACCTGCACGAGATCATGACCTGGCGGCTCGTCACCGCCCGCCCGGCCTGGACGGTGGCCCAGGCGGCGGGGGTGATGGGCCAGGTGGGCGTCCGCCGCCTCCCCGTCGTGGAGGGCGGCGAGATCGTGGGGCTCGTCAGCGACACCGACCTCTTCACCGCGCTGGCCCCGCAGCAGGAGTGGGAGCACGTCCGCCGCGTGCGCAAGGCGCGGGCGGAGGAGCGGGTCTCCCGCACCGGGACGGTCCGCACCGTCGCCGACGTCATGTCGAGTCCCGTGCTGACCATCGGTCCTGACGCCACCGTGGCCGAGGCGGTGCGCAAGATGGTGGCCGCCGGCGTGAGCAGCCTGCTGGTGACGGAAGATGGCCCGGCGGCGCAGGGGATCCTCACCAAGCGGGACATCGTCCTCAAACTGGTGGCCGCGGAGCGGGACACCGCCCACGTGCGCGTCGGTGCGGTGATGTCTGCCCCGGTGCGCACCATCGAGCCCGGAGCCACCATCGAGGCGTGCTCGGCCCGGATGGCCGAGGCGGGCGTGCGGCGCTTCCCGGTGGCCCGGCCCGAGGCCCCCGGCGAGATCCTGGGGATCGTCAGCGACAGCGACATCCTGGCGGCGGTGGAGGCGCGCCGCTGGCAGGGACACCGCCGGCCGCGCTGGCCGACGGCCTACATCGTCGCCGACGTGATGCGCCCGCCGGCCGGACCCTTCCAGACCTGGGAGGAGGCGCTCTCCCCCGAGCTCTCCCTGTGGGAGGCGGCGGGGCGGATGCGGCGCGCCGGGGTCCGCCAGCTCCCGGTCGTGCAGGAGGGTTCGGTCATCGGGGTCGTGAGCGATACTGACATCGTGCGCGCCCTCGAGCAGCGGGGCGGCGGGGACTGA
- a CDS encoding IclR family transcriptional regulator: MDLLLAFVEDGPELGITDLSRRLALPKATVHRLVEALVARDLLRRDPHTARYGLGLMAFRLGSAFLRALDVRQAALPVMQALARQTGETVNLNIVQSGHRVCIEKVESVQDVRHFVELGRPLPLFAGASGKVLLAHLDPPAVEAVLRQQVRPLTARTVTDRGRIREELARIRQRGYAVSAGERVDGASAVSAPVRNAQGEVVAGLTVSGPSYRFTPGRVRTLIPMVLEAAAAISRSVGYLPGPADRSTATEVGQAPRRLSRRGRVPTPRRAGGRRTVREAAPQ, translated from the coding sequence CTGGACCTCCTCCTGGCGTTCGTCGAGGACGGTCCGGAGCTGGGGATCACCGACCTCAGCCGGCGCCTCGCGTTGCCCAAGGCGACCGTCCACCGTCTTGTCGAGGCGCTGGTCGCCCGCGACCTGCTGCGCCGCGACCCGCACACCGCGCGCTATGGCCTGGGCCTGATGGCATTTCGCCTCGGCAGCGCCTTCCTGCGCGCGCTGGACGTCCGCCAGGCCGCACTGCCTGTCATGCAAGCCCTGGCACGCCAGACCGGGGAGACGGTCAACCTGAACATCGTGCAGAGTGGACACCGGGTCTGCATCGAGAAGGTGGAAAGCGTCCAGGACGTCCGCCACTTCGTCGAGTTGGGTCGGCCGCTGCCGCTCTTCGCCGGGGCCTCGGGGAAGGTCTTGCTGGCGCACCTCGATCCGCCGGCGGTGGAGGCGGTGCTCCGGCAGCAGGTGCGGCCGCTGACGGCGCGCACGGTGACCGACCGGGGGCGGATCCGGGAGGAGCTGGCCCGCATCCGCCAGCGCGGGTACGCCGTCAGTGCCGGTGAGCGGGTCGACGGTGCCTCCGCCGTGAGCGCCCCCGTCCGCAACGCCCAGGGCGAGGTGGTGGCGGGGCTAACCGTCTCGGGCCCGAGCTACCGGTTCACCCCCGGGCGTGTGCGAACGCTGATCCCCATGGTCCTCGAGGCCGCCGCCGCGATCTCGAGGAGCGTGGGCTACCTGCCCGGTCCGGCCGATCGCTCGACGGCGACGGAGGTCGGACAGGCCCCCCGGAGGCTTTCCAGGCGCGGGCGTGTCCCCACGCCGCGACGGGCGGGAGGCCGGCGGACGGTGAGAGAGGCGGCACCGCAATGA
- a CDS encoding aconitase/3-isopropylmalate dehydratase large subunit family protein translates to MTVTERIIARAAGRPTVAPGDEVWATVDLAVMHDSSGPRRIAPILERLGGRLWDPQRVVLAIDHFTPAATLTHAEIVGFTRAWARARALPYFFDAEGVMHNLLLEEGLARPGMLIVGADSHTCTAGAVGAVAVGVGATELATVLVTGEVWLRVPPTVLIRFDGAVPPYLTARDLAMAVLRSLRADFAIYRAVEYVGEAVAGLGVDERAVLTNQAIEMGAKNGIIAPPPDAGAGADGTTPGAVDLSPSPPEACEAVHVFPVADLPPLVAVPPAVDQVHPVAALEGTRLDRAYIGSCAGGKAEDLRLAARVLRGRRSRLPLVVTPATQRVVRACLADGTLQALVDAGAVVQAPGCGACAGLHSGLLGPGERCVATVTRNTPGRMGHRTAEIYLASPLTVAASALTGRLTDPREVL, encoded by the coding sequence ATGACGGTGACCGAACGGATCATCGCCCGGGCCGCCGGGCGCCCAACCGTGGCGCCCGGGGACGAGGTATGGGCAACGGTCGACCTGGCGGTGATGCATGACTCGTCGGGCCCGCGCCGCATCGCCCCGATCCTCGAGCGTCTGGGCGGCCGGCTGTGGGACCCCCAGCGCGTCGTCCTGGCCATCGACCACTTCACCCCGGCGGCGACGCTCACCCACGCGGAGATCGTGGGGTTCACGCGCGCGTGGGCCCGCGCCCGGGCGCTGCCCTACTTCTTCGACGCGGAGGGGGTCATGCACAACCTCTTGCTCGAAGAGGGCCTGGCCCGGCCCGGGATGCTCATCGTGGGTGCCGACTCGCACACCTGCACCGCGGGGGCCGTGGGCGCCGTGGCGGTCGGCGTTGGAGCCACGGAACTGGCCACCGTGCTGGTGACCGGGGAGGTGTGGTTGCGCGTCCCCCCCACGGTGCTCATCCGCTTCGACGGGGCGGTGCCTCCCTACCTGACCGCGCGCGACCTGGCCATGGCCGTCCTGCGGTCGCTGCGGGCGGACTTTGCCATCTACCGGGCGGTGGAGTACGTGGGGGAGGCCGTCGCGGGGCTGGGGGTGGACGAGCGCGCGGTGCTCACGAACCAGGCCATCGAGATGGGGGCGAAGAACGGGATCATCGCCCCACCACCCGATGCCGGAGCCGGGGCCGACGGGACCACTCCCGGCGCCGTGGACCTCAGCCCCTCGCCTCCGGAGGCGTGCGAAGCGGTTCACGTCTTCCCCGTGGCTGACCTGCCTCCGCTGGTGGCCGTCCCGCCTGCCGTCGACCAGGTGCACCCGGTCGCGGCGCTGGAAGGGACCAGGCTCGACCGCGCCTACATCGGCTCCTGTGCGGGGGGCAAAGCGGAGGATTTGCGCCTGGCGGCGCGCGTGCTCCGGGGGCGGCGGTCGCGCCTGCCCCTCGTCGTGACGCCCGCCACCCAGCGCGTGGTGCGGGCCTGCCTGGCCGATGGGACGCTGCAGGCGCTGGTCGATGCCGGCGCGGTCGTGCAGGCACCGGGGTGCGGAGCCTGTGCCGGCCTGCACTCGGGACTCCTCGGGCCGGGGGAACGATGCGTCGCGACCGTCACGCGCAACACGCCGGGCCGTATGGGGCACCGGACGGCCGAGATCTACCTCGCCTCGCCCCTCACGGTGGCCGCCTCGGCGCTGACCGGCCGGCTCACCGACCCGCGGGAGGTGCTGTAG
- a CDS encoding 3-isopropylmalate dehydratase gives MDVLEGTAWVFGDHVTTDDIYPGRYLERPLDEAGRYAMSGLDEHFAARVRRGDFVVAGVNFGAGSSREAAVVALREAGVSAVIARSFGRIFFRNAINNGLPAVIVPDTSGIQAGDRLRVDLNARQVTVLRTGVTLPIVNLTGISLAILRAGGIVPFTEARLAGRRRA, from the coding sequence GTGGACGTGCTGGAGGGGACCGCCTGGGTCTTCGGCGACCACGTGACGACAGACGACATCTACCCCGGCCGGTATCTCGAACGGCCCCTCGACGAGGCCGGGCGCTACGCCATGAGCGGACTGGACGAGCACTTCGCCGCGCGGGTGCGCCGCGGCGACTTCGTGGTGGCCGGGGTGAACTTCGGGGCGGGGAGCAGTCGGGAGGCGGCCGTGGTGGCCCTCCGGGAGGCGGGCGTGTCCGCGGTGATCGCCCGGTCCTTCGGCCGGATCTTCTTCCGAAACGCCATCAACAACGGCCTGCCGGCGGTCATCGTCCCCGATACCTCGGGGATCCAGGCGGGTGACCGCCTGCGGGTCGACCTCAACGCCCGTCAGGTCACGGTCCTGCGCACCGGGGTGACGCTTCCCATCGTGAACCTCACGGGGATCTCGCTGGCCATCCTGCGCGCCGGAGGCATTGTCCCGTTCACTGAGGCCCGCCTGGCCGGGAGGCGACGGGCATGA